One stretch of Thermus filiformis DNA includes these proteins:
- a CDS encoding glycosyltransferase family 4 protein, which translates to MRLYRVGLFTDVYLPDPNGVSTSVYLLLRELRRMGHEAWVIAPRHPEAPSLEEGVVRVPSIPYPFYEGYQVALPSRRHLPTEFELIHTHTPLTLGVWGLRIARNEGLPHVSTFHTHYEKYAHYVPGLAFLDRYTGIIPRLAKAFYNRVEVVITPTDPVKRLAESYGIERPIRVIPTGIDTRLLEEASPPSPSPWPEGRRRLITVGRLGPEKSFDVVLLAFREILKEVEAHLVHIGPEGPDAERLKGLARELGLEEHLTWVGPIPYRAIGGYYRMAELFLFASETETQGLVIWEAQAMGVPVVAVGAEGTLEGVEDGKTGFLVPPRDFRVLAERALGLLKDEGKRLQFSQNARAWAMERSAERIAERVVEVYEEASEILRVEPKRLIFPFPRLPVPRNRA; encoded by the coding sequence ATGCGCCTTTACCGCGTAGGCCTATTCACCGACGTATACCTCCCCGACCCCAACGGGGTCTCCACCAGCGTCTACCTCCTCCTGCGGGAGCTCAGGCGGATGGGGCACGAGGCCTGGGTGATCGCCCCCCGGCACCCGGAGGCCCCCAGCCTCGAGGAAGGGGTGGTCCGGGTGCCCAGCATCCCCTACCCCTTCTACGAGGGGTACCAGGTGGCCCTCCCCAGCCGCCGCCATCTGCCCACGGAGTTTGAGCTCATCCACACCCACACCCCCCTCACCCTGGGGGTCTGGGGCCTGCGGATCGCCCGGAACGAGGGCCTGCCCCACGTCTCCACCTTCCACACCCACTACGAGAAGTACGCCCACTACGTCCCCGGCCTGGCCTTTTTGGACCGGTACACGGGCATCATCCCCCGGCTGGCCAAGGCCTTTTACAACCGGGTGGAGGTGGTCATCACCCCCACCGATCCGGTGAAGCGGCTGGCGGAGAGCTACGGTATAGAGCGGCCCATCCGGGTCATCCCCACCGGGATTGACACCCGGCTTTTGGAGGAGGCCTCCCCGCCCAGCCCCTCCCCCTGGCCCGAGGGCAGGCGGCGGCTCATCACCGTGGGCCGGCTGGGACCGGAGAAGAGCTTTGACGTGGTGCTCCTGGCCTTCCGGGAGATCCTGAAGGAGGTGGAGGCCCACCTGGTGCACATCGGCCCCGAGGGGCCGGACGCGGAGCGGCTGAAGGGGCTCGCCCGGGAGCTGGGCCTCGAGGAGCACCTCACCTGGGTGGGCCCCATCCCCTACCGGGCCATCGGGGGGTATTACCGGATGGCCGAGCTCTTCCTCTTCGCCTCGGAGACGGAGACCCAGGGCCTGGTCATCTGGGAGGCGCAGGCCATGGGGGTGCCGGTGGTGGCGGTGGGGGCGGAGGGGACACTGGAGGGGGTGGAGGACGGGAAGACGGGCTTCCTCGTGCCACCAAGGGACTTCCGGGTCCTGGCCGAGCGGGCCCTGGGGCTTCTGAAAGACGAGGGAAAACGCCTCCAGTTCTCCCAAAACGCCCGCGCCTGGGCCATGGAGCGCTCCGCGGAGCGCATCGCCGAGCGGGTGGTGGAGGTGTACGAGGAGGCGAGCGAGATCCTGCGGGTGGAGCCTAAGCGGCTCATCTTCCCCTTCCCCAGGCTACCCGTACCCCGCAACAGGGCCTGA
- a CDS encoding glycosyltransferase family 2 protein, protein MDRVCAVIVTYNRKELLRECLSAVLSQTRPPDHVLVVDNASTDGTPEMLREEFPQVEVLRLPENQGGAGGFHQGLAYARKLDYEWIWLLDDDSIPYPDALQKLLEGLKLARTLGPEPTVLFSRVVWKDGRFHPLNLPWPDVRRLGLLKKGIAYAMLPVRFGSFVSMMVQTQAVNKLGLPLKEYFLWNDDVEYSGRLLRQGYGYWILDSVVQHKTAHPNPPVGATGERFFFEVRNRIWLLRSNSYGVLGRLAWAWHLLVELVVYLWGTRGRGLPVILRGLKAGFSEPPPRPQK, encoded by the coding sequence ATGGATAGAGTGTGTGCGGTGATCGTGACCTACAACCGGAAGGAGCTTCTCAGGGAGTGCTTGAGCGCGGTTCTTTCCCAGACCCGGCCTCCGGACCACGTGCTGGTGGTGGACAACGCCTCCACGGACGGCACCCCGGAGATGCTCCGAGAGGAGTTCCCCCAGGTGGAGGTCCTGCGTCTTCCGGAGAACCAGGGGGGTGCAGGGGGGTTCCACCAAGGGTTGGCTTATGCTAGAAAGCTGGATTATGAATGGATCTGGTTGCTTGACGACGATTCCATCCCTTACCCAGATGCCCTACAAAAGTTACTGGAAGGCCTAAAACTGGCGCGTACCCTGGGACCTGAACCCACTGTCCTCTTTAGCCGAGTCGTTTGGAAAGACGGGCGCTTCCATCCTCTCAATCTGCCTTGGCCCGACGTGAGGCGCCTAGGCTTACTAAAAAAAGGGATAGCATATGCTATGTTACCGGTGCGCTTCGGCTCTTTCGTTTCAATGATGGTTCAAACTCAAGCCGTAAATAAGCTCGGCTTGCCCCTAAAAGAGTACTTCTTGTGGAACGATGACGTTGAGTACTCTGGCCGATTGTTGCGCCAAGGCTATGGGTATTGGATCCTGGACAGCGTGGTGCAGCACAAGACCGCCCATCCCAACCCTCCAGTTGGAGCCACGGGTGAACGCTTTTTTTTTGAGGTACGCAACCGCATCTGGTTGCTACGCTCTAACTCCTACGGCGTGCTGGGGCGCCTGGCTTGGGCCTGGCACCTCCTGGTTGAGTTGGTAGTGTATCTATGGGGTACCCGTGGGCGAGGCTTACCGGTCATACTCAGAGGGTTGAAAGCTGGGTTTAGCGAACCGCCACCCCGCCCTCAGAAATGA
- the glf gene encoding UDP-galactopyranose mutase → MRVDYVIVGAGFTGATLAERLASELDKKVLVVDRRPHIGGNAYDEYDPQGVLVHRYGPHIFHTNSKKVWDYLSRFTEWRPYYHRVRAVVEGKEVPLPFSLASLRALFSPRLADRLEEKLIARFGYGTRVPILRLREEEDPDLRFLADYVYRNVFEGYTLKQWGMRPEELSPTVTGRVPVLVSYDERYFQDAYQAMPREGYTALFRRMLAHPNIRLLLQTDWKEVEGEVRFDRLVFTGPIDEFFGYLHGPLPYRSLRFRMEHRPVPWAQEVGTVNYPNEHPYTRVTEFKHLTGQDHLPHTVLAYEYPEAYEPGRNEPYYPVPKEENEDRYRLYLKEAEKLKTVYFAGRLGDYRYYNMDQAVARALKLFEEIAHG, encoded by the coding sequence ATGCGGGTAGACTACGTGATCGTAGGGGCTGGCTTCACAGGGGCCACGCTGGCGGAGCGCCTGGCCAGCGAGCTAGACAAGAAGGTGCTGGTGGTGGACCGGAGGCCCCACATCGGGGGGAACGCCTACGACGAGTACGATCCCCAAGGGGTGCTGGTGCACCGCTACGGCCCCCACATCTTCCACACCAACAGCAAGAAGGTCTGGGACTACCTCTCCCGCTTCACCGAATGGCGGCCCTACTACCACCGGGTGCGGGCGGTGGTGGAGGGAAAGGAGGTCCCCTTGCCCTTCAGCTTGGCGAGCCTCAGGGCCCTCTTCTCCCCGAGGCTTGCCGACCGGCTGGAGGAAAAGCTCATCGCCCGCTTCGGCTACGGAACCAGGGTGCCCATCCTCCGGCTCCGGGAGGAGGAGGACCCCGACCTGCGCTTCCTGGCGGACTACGTTTACCGGAACGTGTTTGAGGGGTACACCCTGAAGCAGTGGGGGATGCGCCCCGAGGAGCTTTCCCCTACCGTGACGGGGCGGGTTCCGGTGCTGGTGAGCTACGACGAGCGCTACTTCCAGGACGCCTACCAGGCCATGCCCCGGGAGGGGTACACGGCCCTATTCCGCAGGATGCTCGCCCACCCCAACATCCGCCTCCTCCTCCAGACGGACTGGAAGGAGGTGGAGGGGGAGGTGCGCTTTGATCGTCTGGTCTTCACTGGGCCCATAGACGAGTTCTTCGGCTACCTGCATGGGCCCCTGCCCTACCGCTCCCTGCGCTTCCGGATGGAGCACCGGCCCGTTCCTTGGGCCCAGGAGGTGGGGACGGTCAACTACCCGAACGAGCACCCCTACACCCGGGTCACGGAGTTCAAGCACCTGACGGGGCAGGACCACCTGCCCCACACCGTCCTTGCCTACGAGTACCCGGAGGCTTACGAGCCGGGGAGGAACGAGCCCTACTACCCGGTGCCCAAGGAGGAGAACGAGGACCGGTACCGGCTGTACCTGAAGGAGGCGGAAAAGCTCAAGACGGTTTACTTCGCGGGGCGGCTTGGGGACTACCGCTACTACAACATGGACCAGGCGGTGGCCCGGGCCTTGAAGCTTTTTGAGGAGATTGCCCATGGATAG
- a CDS encoding glycosyltransferase family 4 protein encodes MRVLFLSDARTVGGSEVYLKEMLPRLKALGLHPEAALPEAPGNLSVRKSLEQQGVPVHAYDRLEALPEGFDLVVASAWYPQSFQVFHRRFPGLVALVHDQVEIFYPLGGRYLYRLGYRLLQAPNLRRARAVITVSRWAARWLQEVHGVPRVYSVPNGVDVERFRPALPGEKEALRDRYGLEPGRFTALVPARMSPEKNHLAVLLTARLLPEALFLLVGTGELMGVWQKTARLLGLRNVRFLGRREEMPELYRAADVMLLPTLGENQSLATLEAMASGLPVVTTPIPAQAELIQDGEMGRLVPPRPSSLAQALQQVKPEMGLRGRVFVERTHTLDQSARRLANILQNIQEEGCG; translated from the coding sequence GTGAGGGTGCTTTTTCTGAGCGACGCCCGGACCGTGGGGGGGAGTGAGGTCTACCTGAAGGAGATGCTCCCCCGCCTCAAAGCCCTGGGCCTCCACCCGGAGGCCGCCCTCCCCGAGGCACCCGGGAACCTTTCCGTGCGGAAGAGCCTGGAGCAACAGGGGGTGCCCGTCCACGCCTACGACCGCCTCGAGGCCCTGCCGGAAGGGTTTGACCTGGTGGTGGCCTCCGCCTGGTACCCCCAAAGCTTCCAGGTCTTCCACCGGCGCTTTCCCGGCCTCGTCGCCTTGGTGCACGATCAAGTGGAGATCTTCTACCCCTTGGGGGGACGGTACCTTTACCGGCTGGGCTACCGCCTTCTCCAGGCGCCCAACCTGAGGAGGGCCCGGGCGGTGATCACCGTCTCCCGCTGGGCGGCCCGCTGGCTCCAGGAGGTCCACGGGGTGCCCCGGGTCTACAGCGTCCCCAACGGGGTGGACGTGGAGCGCTTCCGCCCGGCCCTTCCGGGGGAGAAGGAGGCCCTAAGGGACCGGTACGGCCTGGAGCCAGGCCGGTTCACCGCCCTCGTCCCCGCCCGGATGAGCCCTGAGAAGAACCACTTGGCCGTCCTCCTCACCGCCCGCCTCCTTCCCGAGGCCCTCTTCCTCCTGGTGGGCACAGGGGAGCTCATGGGGGTGTGGCAGAAGACGGCCCGGCTCCTCGGGCTCCGGAACGTCCGCTTCCTGGGCCGCCGGGAGGAGATGCCCGAGCTCTACCGGGCCGCCGACGTCATGCTCCTACCCACCCTGGGGGAGAACCAGTCCCTGGCCACCCTCGAGGCCATGGCCTCGGGGCTGCCCGTGGTCACCACCCCCATCCCCGCCCAGGCGGAGCTAATCCAGGACGGGGAGATGGGGAGGTTGGTTCCTCCCCGTCCTTCTTCTCTGGCGCAAGCACTCCAGCAAGTCAAACCGGAGATGGGCCTTCGGGGAAGGGTCTTTGTGGAAAGGACGCACACCTTGGACCAGAGTGCCCGGAGGTTGGCCAATATCTTGCAGAATATCCAGGAGGAAGGATGCGGGTAG